From Drosophila virilis strain 15010-1051.87 chromosome X, Dvir_AGI_RSII-ME, whole genome shotgun sequence, the proteins below share one genomic window:
- the ssp7 gene encoding la1-like protein 15 has product MQPVTFVLCILVLGAHMLLVLSDCEVGGQSLKVGQTYKPPDRCIEHTCQPNGSIKGKTCPHVATLKPCKLVENVNEPFPKCCPYYDCDNNLKL; this is encoded by the exons ATGCAGCCGGTAACATTTGTGCTTTGTATACTGGTGCTGGGCGCCCATATGCTGTTGGTTCTGAGCG ATTGTGAGGTGGGCGGCCAGAGCTTGAAGGTGGGTCAGACGTATAAGCCACCGGATCGTTGCATTGAGCACACCTGCCAGCCTAACGGCTCCATAAAGGGCAAGAC CTGCCCCCATGTGGCCACACTGAAGCCGTGCAAACTGGTCGAGAATGTCAATGAACCCTTCCCCAAATGCTGTCCATATTACGATTGTGACAATAATCTCAAGCTATAG
- the LOC6633271 gene encoding venom peptide HsVx1, translated as MHKRKLAICWSLNGLLLLLLAAPLHGFSTQYRGNTQHPTLAEHCYYAELELAVPRNGTVFPLDRLDFCAQVYCREDYVLMIKHCDRMQLADGCHFTPNDYTKPYPDCCPTRICSGA; from the exons ATGCACAAACGGAAGCTGGCAATTTGTTGGTCTCTGAACGgattgctcctgttgctgctggcagctCCATTGCACGGCTTTAGCACTCAGTATCGCGGCAATACGCAGCATCCCa CCCTAGCGGAGCATTGCTACTATGCGGAACTGGAGCTGGCCGTGCCGCGCAATGGCACCGTCTTTCCGTTGGATCGTCTCGATTTTTGTGCCCAGGTGTATTGCCGTGAGGACTATGTGCTCATGATCAAGCA CTGCGATCGCATGCAACTGGCCGATGGATGTCATTTTACGCCCAACGACTATACAAAACCGTATCCGGATTGCTGTCCCACGCGTATTTGTTCCGGCGCTTGA